Proteins from a single region of Strix aluco isolate bStrAlu1 chromosome W, bStrAlu1.hap1, whole genome shotgun sequence:
- the LOC141917592 gene encoding syncytin-2-like: MKLLLVLLIRCCYCNQIANWENRFLSLGETIAKIFDLRNCWVCGSPGGFEDWPWTAQPVSPRWWISTRSDVHETTGFWTDDSDPWRLHFPGKGLFCLNRTREHGVQMGKSVCEWTLSLGFDCWTPNCPPYNCFKYRNRWNQTHVKLTNGSWVRCSYHKYKQDFEGCKAVGQDGFFDHLFLSCPRDNSTSKTHVVRDYQWKWQHQNGTRTHFSTFWSKSNKTSRGCNCKWKSPVGAWRCTYCDSYGASTVVGGPLGPGNTLYFDPPIDDETWEGPFANGTWALKGHYWICGQHAYRRLPPNWSGICYIGYIRPLFFLLSQDQGKGLGVKVYDDLVREKRSIDTSITRGSAQKWGQDEWPPERIIEHYGPASWNPNEIISGAREPIYNLNRIIRLQAVLEIITNQTAMALDLLADQSTQMRNAIFQHRMVLDYLLAEEGGVCGKLNESNCCLQIDDNGKVVKQITQEMRKLAHVPIQTWKGLDLDPFSWLPGGPWIKRALFFFLCAVASLVFIPCLIPCGIQLIKRAVTEMQFVVVPDKTSSIDERELMSLTIEMI, from the coding sequence ATGAAATTGTTGTTGGTATTACTAATTAGATGCTGTTATTGTAATCAAATTGCAAATTGGGAAAACAGGTTCTTGTCCCTCggagaaacaatagcaaaaatattcgaCCTGCGCAACTGTTGGGTCTGCGGGAGCCCAGGCGGATTTGAGGACTGGCCTTGGACAGCCCAACCGGTGTCACCTAGATGGTGGATCAGCACGCGAAGCGATGTACACgaaacaacaggattttggaCTGATGACAGCGACCCTTGGCGACTGCATTTTCCCGGAAAAGGTCTTTTCTGTCTCAATCGGACACGAGAACATGGggttcaaatggggaaaagtgtttgtgaatggacctTGTCTCTTGGGTTTGATTGTTGGACTCCTAATTGTCCTCCttataattgttttaaatatcgGAACAGATGGAATCAAACACATGTTAAACTCACTAATGGTAGCTGGGTAAGATGTTCTTACCACAAGTATAAGCAAGATTTTGAAGGCTGTAAAGCCGTAGGACAGGACGGTTTCTTTGACCATTTATTTCTGAGCTGTCCCAGAGATAACTCtacaagtaaaactcatgttgTCCGAGATTATCAGTGGAAGtggcaacaccaaaatggcacCCGAACTCATTTTAGTACGTTCTGGTCCAAATCTAACAAAACATCTCGGGGATGTAATTGTAAATGGAAATCccctgtgggagcctggagaTGCACCTATTGTGATTCTTATGGTGCATCCACTGTGGTCGGAGGACCACTAGGCCCAGGaaacacattatattttgacccaccaattgatgatgaaacctgggaaggtccctttgccaatGGAACTTGGGCTTTAAAGGGACATTATTGGATTTGTGGCCAACATGCTTATCGGAGGCTACCCCCAAATTGGTCAGGAATATGCTATATAGGATACATCCGACCCCTATTCTTTCTACTGTCACAAGATCAGGGAAAGGGGCTTGGAGTCAAAGTATATGATGATTTGGTTAGAGAAAAACGGTCCATTGACACTTCCATAACTAGGGGAAGTGCTCAAAAATGGGGACAGGATGAATGGCCACCtgaaagaatcatagaacatTACGGTCCAGCTTCTTGGAATCCTAACGAAATAATTTCAGGTGCCAGGGAACCCATTTATAACTTAAATCGAATAATTCGGTTACAAGCCgttttagaaataataactaatcaGACAGCTATGGCTCTTGACCTTCTGGCTGACCAATCCACTCAAATGAGGAATGCGATTTTTCAGCATCGCATGGTCTTAGATTATCTGTTAGCAGAAGAAGGTGGGGTttgtgggaaattaaatgaatccaattgctgtttacaaattgatgacaatgggaaagtagtaaaacaaataactCAAGAGATGAGAAAACTAGCTCATGTACCGATCCAAACATGGAAAGGCTTGGACCTGGATCCGTTCTCATGGCTGCCAGGGGGTCCCTGGATCAAAcgtgcccttttctttttcctttgtgctgttgcTAGCCTAGTGTTTATTCCTTGCTTAATCCCTTGTGGTATACAGTTGATTAAGCGCGCagtaacagaaatgcaatttgtagTTGTACCTGACAAGACATCATCAATTGATGAACGagaactaatgtcactaaccatagaaatgATTTGA